The Halorubrum sp. BV1 sequence CCTCGACGGCGAGCAGGTCGTCGACGTCGAACCCGACATCGGCTACCTCCACCGCAGCGAAGAGCAGATGGCTCAGTCGGGGACGTACCGCCACCAGATCATGCCGTACCCCGACCGCTGGGACTACATCTCGGCGGGGCTTCTCAACGAGTGGGCGTACGCCCGCGCGGCCGAGGACCTCGCCGAGATCGAGGTGCCAGAGTACGCGCAGGTCATCCGCACGATGGGCGCGGAGATGTGCCGCATCGCGGCGCACATGCTCGCGCTCGCCACGTTCGCGCTCGACGTGAACGGCGACTTCACGGCGACGTTCATGTACGCCATCAACGACCGCGAGCGCGTACAGGACCTCTTAGAGGATCTGACGGGCCAGCGGCTGATGTTCAACTACTTCCGGCTCGGCGGCGTCGTCTGGGACCTGCCGGAGCCGCGCGAGGAGTTCTTCTCGAAGACGCGCGACTTCCTCGACCAGCTGCCCGAGTCCGTCGAGGAGTACCACAACCTCGTCACGTCGAACGAGATCTTCCAGATGCGGACGATCGACACGGGCATCCTGCCGCCCGAGGTCGCGAAGAATTACGGCGCGACCGGTCCCGTCGCCCGCGGGTCCGGGATCGACTACGACCTCCGGCGGGACGACCCGTACGGCTACTACGACGAGCTCGACTGGGACGTCGTGACCGAGGACGGGTGCGACAACTTCAGCCGCCTGCTCGTCCGGATGCGCGAGGTCGAGGAGTCGGCGAAGATCATCGAGCAGTGCGTCGATCTGCTCGAAGACTGGCCGGAAGACGAGCGGACGATTCAGGCGAACGTGCCGCGCACGCTACGTCCCGACGACGACACCGAGATATACCGTGCCGTTGAGGGCGCAAAGGGCGAACTCGGGATCTACATCCGCGCGGACGGCACTGACAAGCCGGGGCGGTTCAAGATCCGGTCGCCGTGCTTCTCGAACCTCCAGACGCTTCCGGAGATGGCGAACGGCGAGTACATCCCCGACGTCATCGCGGCGCTCGGGAGCCTTGACATCGTGCTCGGGGAGGTGGACCGCTGATGGGGACGGCACCCGCACAGCTGTTCCCCGAGTGGCTTGCAGAGACGTTCGGACTGCCGGGCGTGCTCGGCGAGGTCGTCGCGGCGCTCATCGCCGCGGCGGTCGTCGGCAACATCGTGCTCGCGTTCACGGGCGTTGCGGGTCCGTGGGCAAAACGGAAGATCACAGCCGCGTTCACGGACCGAATCGCGGTCAACCGCGTCGGGCCCTTCGGGTTGCTCATCATCCCGGCGTCAGCGGTTCAGCTGCTCGCGAAGGAGCTTATCGTCCCCGAGGGCGTCGACCGCCCCTCCTGGGACATTGCGCCCATCATCCTGCCGGCGTCCGCGCTTTTAGGCTTCGCCGTGATCCCGATGGGGCGGCTCGGCCCGATAAACTTCCACCTCGCCGACCCCGAAGTCGGGTTCGCGCTGGTGTTCGCGTTCGCGTCCATCGCGTCGATATCGCTTGTGATGGCCGGCTACGCGTCGAGCAACAAGTACTCGCTTTTGGGCGGGCTCCGCGCGGTCGCACAGAATCTCGCCTATGAGATCCCGCTCATCGTCACGGCGATGTCCGTCGTGATCTTCGCGGGGACGCTCCAGATGAGCGGCATCGTCGGCGCGCAGACGGAGACGCTCGTCACGATCGCCGGGTTCGATATTCCGGCGTGGTACGCGTTCGTGAACCCGTTCGCGTTCGTGTTGTTCCTCACGGCGAACCTCGCTGAAATCGGACGAAACCCGTTCGACATCCCGGAGGCACCCACCGAGATCGTCGCCGGGTACCAGACCGAGTACTCCTCGGCGTACTTCGTCCTCTTTTATCTCGGCGAGTTCGTGCACATCTTCCTCGGCGGCGCGATCCTCGCCGTGACGTTCCTCGGCGGCGCGTCCGGCCCCGGGCCGGAGAGTATCGGCTTCATCTGGTTCGTGGTGAAGCTCTGGGCCTTCTTCCTGTTCACGCAGTGGGCCCGCTCCGCGCTGCCGCGCGTCCGCATCGACCAGCTCATCGAGATCGGCTGGAAGGGCATGCTGGTGCTGTCGTTCGCGAACCTGGTTCTCACGGCCGTAATCGTGGGGGTGATCGCGTAATGATCGGACTCATGAAATCCATGGCGACGACGATGAAACACGCGCTGGACGGGTCGACGTTCACGGTGGAATACCCGGAGGACGCCCCCGAGGTGAGCCCGCGGTTCCGCGGCGTTCACAAGTTCAGCCAAGAGCGGTGCATCTGGTGTCGACAGTGCGAGAACGTCTGCCCGAACGACACGATCCAGATCGTTCAAGACGACCAGCGCAACGGGGAGCAGTACAACCTCCACATCGGCCAGTGCATCTACTGCCGGCTCTGTGAGGAAGTCTGTCCCGTCGACGCGATCTTGTTGACCCAGAACTTCGAGTTCACCGCCGACACGAAAGACGACTTCGTGTTCAACAAAGAACAGCTCAAGAACGTCCCGTGGTACAAGGGAATCGACCCGCTGGAATCCCGAAACCCCGATCGCAGCGCGTGGATCGGGGAGGGAGACGGCGAGGTCGACTACCAATAGCGGGCGCGTCTCGAAATCTTCAAAGGGACTCTCATAGGAGACACACACAATGGTTTATGCTACCATCGCGTTCGGGCTGTTCGCCGCTGTCACGCTGGCGTTCAGTCTCGGGGTCGTCTTAGCGCGCGACGTGTTCCACGCCGCGTTGCTTCTGGGCGGTGCCCTGACGAGCGTCGCGGTGCACTACGTGATGTTACAGGCGGAGTTCATCGCCGCCATGCAGATCCTCGTCTACGTCGGCGGGGTTCTCATTCTCGTCACGTTCGCCGTGATGCTCACGCGAATGGACACGGAAACGGAGGTGAATAGCGCGTGAGCGATTCGAGTTCCGGAGTCGGAAGCCGGATCGTCCCCGTCATCGCGGTCGCGGCCCTGTTCGTCGTGATGGCCATCACGGCCCTCTCGGCGGAGTTCGGTGCGGTAACCGGCTTCCCGGCCGACGCGTCGATCGTTCACAACATCGGGTACGCCCTGTTCGGGCTCGGCGAGTACGACGTGACGACGGTCCCCGCCGAGGGGTTCCTCGCGGCCTTCCTGATCGCCGCAGTGGCCCTCGACGTCGCCGTCGACGGCGCGGTGTATCTGGCGAAACGCGAGGAGGACGGCTCCATCGTCGCCGCGGTCGGGCAAGCGCTTACCGACGGAGGTGACCGGCAGTGACCGCCGTCGCCGCGTCCATCCCCCCGTCGTGGTACCTGCTTTTGGCGGCCACGGTGTTTTGTGTCGGACTACTCGGCGTGCTCACCCGGCGGTCGGCGCTGTACTTCCTCATGAGCGTCGAGCTCATGATGAACGCCGCGAATATCAACTTCGTCGCGTTCGCGCTGTACTACGGCGACCTCACGGGACAGGTGTTCGC is a genomic window containing:
- a CDS encoding NADH-quinone oxidoreductase subunit D, translating into MSLERPDTVDDGVPAQTPDELEALLGDLVVGRDDHLNAPGFVIRPDTVQETLSILKEQAGYDHLSVVTAQEYENRYESIYHLKKYDDPTQEVSVVVPADKDNPVSETGEPVFRTADWHEREAYDLIGIEYEGHPDLRRILLPETWQGHPLSMDYDKDRPQIATLPEHANPLQDHHKDDESDTMFLNIGPHHPATHGVLHLKTVLDGEQVVDVEPDIGYLHRSEEQMAQSGTYRHQIMPYPDRWDYISAGLLNEWAYARAAEDLAEIEVPEYAQVIRTMGAEMCRIAAHMLALATFALDVNGDFTATFMYAINDRERVQDLLEDLTGQRLMFNYFRLGGVVWDLPEPREEFFSKTRDFLDQLPESVEEYHNLVTSNEIFQMRTIDTGILPPEVAKNYGATGPVARGSGIDYDLRRDDPYGYYDELDWDVVTEDGCDNFSRLLVRMREVEESAKIIEQCVDLLEDWPEDERTIQANVPRTLRPDDDTEIYRAVEGAKGELGIYIRADGTDKPGRFKIRSPCFSNLQTLPEMANGEYIPDVIAALGSLDIVLGEVDR
- a CDS encoding NADH-quinone oxidoreductase subunit H, with translation MGTAPAQLFPEWLAETFGLPGVLGEVVAALIAAAVVGNIVLAFTGVAGPWAKRKITAAFTDRIAVNRVGPFGLLIIPASAVQLLAKELIVPEGVDRPSWDIAPIILPASALLGFAVIPMGRLGPINFHLADPEVGFALVFAFASIASISLVMAGYASSNKYSLLGGLRAVAQNLAYEIPLIVTAMSVVIFAGTLQMSGIVGAQTETLVTIAGFDIPAWYAFVNPFAFVLFLTANLAEIGRNPFDIPEAPTEIVAGYQTEYSSAYFVLFYLGEFVHIFLGGAILAVTFLGGASGPGPESIGFIWFVVKLWAFFLFTQWARSALPRVRIDQLIEIGWKGMLVLSFANLVLTAVIVGVIA
- a CDS encoding NADH-quinone oxidoreductase subunit I; translation: MIGLMKSMATTMKHALDGSTFTVEYPEDAPEVSPRFRGVHKFSQERCIWCRQCENVCPNDTIQIVQDDQRNGEQYNLHIGQCIYCRLCEEVCPVDAILLTQNFEFTADTKDDFVFNKEQLKNVPWYKGIDPLESRNPDRSAWIGEGDGEVDYQ
- a CDS encoding NADH-quinone oxidoreductase subunit J; translation: MVYATIAFGLFAAVTLAFSLGVVLARDVFHAALLLGGALTSVAVHYVMLQAEFIAAMQILVYVGGVLILVTFAVMLTRMDTETEVNSA
- the nuoK gene encoding NADH-quinone oxidoreductase subunit NuoK, giving the protein MTAVAASIPPSWYLLLAATVFCVGLLGVLTRRSALYFLMSVELMMNAANINFVAFALYYGDLTGQVFALFVIALAAAEVAIGIGIILVLYRNFGVTDVTVPTEMRW